The Lycium ferocissimum isolate CSIRO_LF1 chromosome 1, AGI_CSIRO_Lferr_CH_V1, whole genome shotgun sequence genome includes a region encoding these proteins:
- the LOC132052379 gene encoding putative DUF21 domain-containing protein At1g03270, whose translation MGLLMNVLAIALATGHKTKRPFGIDDQDIEFGNPWWFVYAGVSCFLVLFAGIMSGLTLGLMSMGLVELEILQRSGTNSEKKQAATILPVVQKQHQLLVTLLLCNAAAMEALPIYLDKIFHPVVAVILSVTFVLAFGEIIPQAICSRYGLAVGANLVWLVRVLMIICYPISYPIGKVLDAVLGHHDALFRRAQLKALVSIHGIEAGKGGELTHDETTIISGALDLTEKTAEEAMTPIESTFSLDVNSKLDWEAIGKILARGHSRVPVYSGHPKNIIGLLLVKSLLTVRAETETPVSAVSIRRMPRVPADMPLYDILNEFQKGSSHMAAVEKVSKKGYNLASDLAGVNGGENKFWNGDSELTTPLLCTHDEKSDTVIINVDKVSMQNQEIKFPSLHQNGVTTNNSTFLAEDVEEEEVIGIITLEDVFEELLQEEIVDETDVYVDVHKRIRVAAAAAAASSVARAPAARKVTGQKASGKESKDGSKRSQLRDNCSR comes from the exons atgGGTTTGCTAATGAATGTGTTAGCAATAGCCCTAGCTACTGGACACAAAACAAAGAGACCATTTGGTATAGATGATCAAGACATTGAATTTGGAAACCCATGGTGGTTTGTTTATGCTGGTGTTTCTTGTTTCCTCGTACTTTTTGCTGGAATTATGTCGGGTCTTACGTTGGGGTTGATGTCTATGGGACTTGTTGAGCTTGAAATTCTTCAAAGGAGTGGTACTAATTCAGAGAAGAAACAAGcag CTACTATTTTGCCTGTTGTTCAAAAGCAGCATCAACTTCTTGTGACTTTGCTTTTGTGTAATGCGGCTGCAATGGAG GCTCTTCCAATATACTTGGATAAAATTTTCCATCCTGTTGTTGCTGTCATTCTCTCTGTGACTTTTGTTTTAGCTTTTGGTGAG ATTATTCCACAAGCGATATGCTCCCGATATGGGCTTGCTGTAGGTGCAAACTTAGTCTGGCTTGTTCGTGTTCTTATGATCATTTGCTATCCCATTTCTTACCCAATTGGAAAG GTTCTTGATGCTGTATTGGGACATCATGATGCTTTGTTCAGGCGAGCTCAGTTGAAAGCCCTTGTTTCTATCCACGGTATAGAG GCTGGTAAAGGTGGCGAACTCACACATGATGAAACTACTATTATTAGCGGAGCACTGGATTTGACAGAAAAG ACTGCAGAAGAGGCTATGACGCCTATTGAATCAACCTTTTCCCTGGATGTCAATTCAAAGTTGGACTG GGAAGCGATTGGGAAAATCCTAGCACGAGGTCATAGCCGTGTTCCTGTTTATTCTGGACATCCAAAGAATATTATCGGACTTCTACTG GTAAAGAGTCTTCTTACAGTACGAGCAGAAACAGAGACTCCCGTTAGTGCTGTTTCCATCAGGAGAATGCCTAG GGTACCAGCGgatatgcctttgtatgatatTCTCAATGAATTTCAAAAGGGAAGCAGTCACATGGCAGCTGTAGAGAAAGTAAGCAAAAAAGGCTACAACCTTGCTTCTGATCTAGCAGGCGTCAATGGTGGAGAAAACAAATTCTGGAATGGGGACTCGGAGTTAACTACACCACTCCTGTGCACGCATGATGAAAAATCAGACACTGTTATCATAAATGTTGATAAGGTCTCGATGCAGAATCAAGAAATTAAGTTCCCGTCATTGCATCAAAATGGTGTAACGACAAATAACTCAACATTTTTAGCGGAAGATGTTGAAGAGGAGGAAGTCATTGGCATCATTACTTTGGAAGATGTTTTTGAAGAACTCCTGCAG GAGGAAATCGTGGACGAGACTGACGTATATGTAGACGTTCATAAAAG AATACGTGtagctgctgctgctgctgctgcttcATCAGTTGCTCGAGCACCTGCTGCTAGGAAAGTGACAGGTCAAAAGGCTTCA GGCAAGGAAAGCAAGGACGGAAGCAAGAGAAGTCAGTTGAGGGATAATTGCAGTAGATAA